The proteins below come from a single Alosa alosa isolate M-15738 ecotype Scorff River unplaced genomic scaffold, AALO_Geno_1.1 AALO_1.0_unplaced_4, whole genome shotgun sequence genomic window:
- the LOC125290339 gene encoding LOW QUALITY PROTEIN: alpha-enolase-like (The sequence of the model RefSeq protein was modified relative to this genomic sequence to represent the inferred CDS: substituted 1 base at 1 genomic stop codon), with product MIIKEIKGRXIIDSRGIPSIEVDLKTSDGIFTSSCPSGSSTGVYEAIELRDKDQNCFSGNSLYKVLENIKIIEKELIGYNVLKQEELDKFMIKLDGTKNKKKFGANAILPISICICKAAAKHLNIPLYEYINKLCNLKNEKYYLPYPSFNILNGGKHSGNNVTFQEFMIMP from the coding sequence ATGATTATTAAAGAAATTAAAGGAAGATAGATTATAGACAGTAGAGGAATACCGAGTATAGAAGTAGATTTAAAAACAAGCGATGGAATATTTACATCTAGTTGTCCTTCGGGATCTTCTACTGGTGTATATGAAGCAATAGAATTAAGAGATAAAGATCAAAATTGTTTTTCAGGTAATTCTTTATATAAAGTTttagaaaatattaaaattatagAAAAAGAATTAATTGGATATAATGTTTTAAAACAAGAAGAATTAGAtaaatttatgattaaattagatggaactaaaaataaaaagaaatttgGTGCTAATGCGATTTTACCTATATCTATATGCATATGTAAAGCAGCTGCAAAACATTTAAATATTCCTCtatatgaatatataaataaattatgtaatttaaaaaatgaaaaatattattTACCATATCCTTCTTTTAATATATTAAATGGTGGAAAACATTCAGGAAATAATGTTACTTTTCAAGAATTTATGATAATGCCATAG
- the LOC125290340 gene encoding LOW QUALITY PROTEIN: 40S ribosomal protein S5-like (The sequence of the model RefSeq protein was modified relative to this genomic sequence to represent the inferred CDS: substituted 2 bases at 2 genomic stop codons), producing NNNFKIFNKYSYEDITFNDDSLQDYISITNKSRVIVPHTSRNYQRYRFLKAELPIVEKLANNLMRKGRNSGKKLKAITIIQKTLDIIHLITKKNPIQVLVNAIENGSAREDTTKIGFSGSGRLXSVDVSPLRRVNISLQNITIGARRAAERNSKTMSECLADEIIAASNNDTXKSFAVKKKEEIERSAKANR from the coding sequence aataataattttaaaatatttaataaatattcttATGAAGATATAACATTTAATGATGATTCATTGCAAGATTATATatcaataacaaataaaagtagAGTAATTGTACCACATACATCTAGAAATTATCAAAGATATAGATTTTTGAAAGCTGAATTGCCTATAGTAGAGAAAttagcaaataatttaatgaGAAAAGGAAGAAATAGTGGTAAAAAGTTAAAAGCTATTACTATAATACAAAAAACATTAGATATTATTCATCTTATTACTAAGAAGAATCCAATACAAGTATTAGTTAATGCAATAGAAAATGGAAGTGCTAGAGAAGATACAACAAAAATTGGATTTTCAGGATCAGGTAGATTATAGTCAGTTGATGTTTCACCATTACGTAGAGTTAATATTTCATTACAAAATATAACTATAGGTGCAAGAAGAGCAGCAGAAAGAAATTCTAAAACTATGTCTGAATGTTTAGCAGATGAAATTATAGCAGCATCAAATAATGATACTTAGAAGAGTTTTGCTGttaagaaaaaagaagaaattgaAAGATCAGCAAAGGCTAATAggtaa